One Oscillatoria salina IIICB1 genomic region harbors:
- a CDS encoding M42 family metallopeptidase — translation MLNYDRLFETIEELVLHHSPSGVEKEIDELLLKKFSALGVETWQDRAGNIIAKIPGESSNDADAIAITGHKDEIGAIVKSIDLEGCLSIRKLGGSFPWIYGEGVVDILGGKQTISGILSFGSRHVSHESPQKEQQEDVALRWENVWVETKLTPDELATAGVRPGSRVVVGKHRKKPIRLGDYIGSYTLDNKASVAILLALAEAIKQPAVDVYLVASAKEEVGAIGALYFTQNQPLDALIALEICPLSSEYPIQPGSEPVLLSQDSYGIYDEGLNRELQQAAEKAETGLQFAAISGFGSDASIAMKFGHVARAACLSFPTENTHGYEIAHLGAIANCIRILQTYCQMLRN, via the coding sequence ATGTTAAATTACGATCGCCTGTTTGAAACGATAGAAGAATTGGTGCTACATCATTCTCCAAGCGGTGTGGAGAAGGAAATTGACGAGTTACTGCTAAAAAAATTTTCGGCTTTGGGAGTGGAAACTTGGCAGGATCGCGCTGGAAATATCATTGCGAAAATTCCAGGTGAAAGTAGTAATGATGCTGATGCGATCGCGATTACCGGACACAAAGACGAAATTGGTGCTATTGTCAAAAGTATCGACCTTGAAGGCTGTTTATCTATTCGTAAATTAGGCGGTTCTTTTCCCTGGATTTATGGCGAAGGAGTGGTCGATATTCTCGGCGGCAAGCAAACAATTAGCGGCATACTTTCTTTTGGTTCGCGTCACGTTTCCCACGAATCTCCGCAGAAAGAACAACAAGAAGATGTTGCTTTACGTTGGGAAAATGTTTGGGTAGAAACGAAACTTACTCCTGACGAATTAGCCACCGCCGGAGTTCGTCCTGGAAGTCGAGTTGTGGTGGGAAAACATCGGAAAAAACCAATTCGTTTGGGAGATTATATCGGTAGCTATACTTTGGATAATAAAGCTTCCGTGGCAATTTTATTAGCTCTTGCTGAAGCAATTAAACAACCAGCAGTTGATGTTTATTTAGTTGCTTCTGCGAAAGAAGAAGTTGGTGCAATTGGGGCTTTATATTTTACCCAAAATCAACCTTTAGATGCGTTAATTGCTTTAGAAATTTGCCCTTTATCTTCCGAGTATCCAATTCAACCAGGAAGCGAACCAGTGTTATTATCACAAGATAGCTATGGCATTTACGACGAAGGTTTGAATCGAGAATTACAACAAGCAGCAGAAAAAGCCGAGACGGGACTACAATTTGCGGCAATTAGCGGTTTTGGGAGCGATGCTTCCATTGCGATGAAATTCGGTCATGTCGCTCGCGCTGCTTGCTTAAGCTTTCCCACCGAAAACACTCACGGTTACGAAATTGCCCATCTCGGCGCGATCGCTAACTGTATCAGGATTCTGCAAACTTATTGCCAAATGCTGAGGAACTAA